A window of Cryptomeria japonica chromosome 3, Sugi_1.0, whole genome shotgun sequence contains these coding sequences:
- the LOC131873975 gene encoding uncharacterized protein LOC131873975, whose protein sequence is MGTEAIIRLGHARADWVTVAQFPGGGARVVGGLGRGVPVAAAGKLSGDREAGRSSSGGGGQAEGAVEAAGGGWASRRWCSGVCRGSGEPAGTGGGWGPAGSYGGWKEPAGGARGRAAGGRTDMSEDDLLVAEGAAVIMEEEMVESNVEKPSTSLQTDLPIAKRKGKESEINERDEEPMVQTHASQISPATKRRRSKRKTHATKPQVETIPVTTPKVYVRRKRSRTQKACPTGDSTEAISVETSEEGSPGEVEI, encoded by the exons TTTCCTGGTGGCGGTGCTAGGGTGGTCGGTGGGCTGGGCAGAGGTGTTCCGGTGGCGGCGGCCGGGAAGCTGAGCGGTGACCGAGAAGCTGGGCGCAGTAGCAGCGGCGGCGGAGGCCAGGCAGAGG GTGCAGTGGAGGCTGCCGGCGGCGGCTGGGCCAGCAGGCGGTGGTGCAGCGGAGTTTGCCGGGGGTCGGGGGAGCCGGCTGGCACTGGCGGGGGTTGGGGGCCAGCAGGGAGCTACGGGGGCTGGAAAGAGCCGGCGGGGGGGGCTAGAGGCAGGGCCGCAGGGGGCCGGACTGACATGTCCG AGGATGATTTGCTTGTTGCCGAAGGAGCTGCGGTtattatggaagaagagatggttgaGTCAAATGTGGAGaaaccctccacttctcttcaaacAGATTTACCAAttgctaagagaaaagggaaggaatcgGAAAtaaatgaaagagatgaagaacctatggttcAAACGCATGCAAGTCAAatttctcctgcaaccaagaggcgtaggtcaaaaagaaaaactcaTGCAACAAAACCACAGGTAGAAACCATTCCTGtaaccactccaaaggtttatgtgagaagaaaaCGAAGTAGGACCCAGAAGGCTTGTCCAACAGGTGATTCGACAGAGGCTATTTcagtggaaacatcagaagaagggagcCCTGGAGAAGTTGAAATTTAG